The Gasterosteus aculeatus chromosome 8, fGasAcu3.hap1.1, whole genome shotgun sequence genome has a window encoding:
- the lsm7 gene encoding U6 snRNA-associated Sm-like protein LSm7, producing MADKEKKKKESIFDLSKYIDKPIRVKFQGGREASGVLKGFDPLLNLVLDGTIEYMRDPDDQLKLTEDTRQLGLVVCRGTSVVLICPQDGMEAIPNPFVQQQDG from the exons ATGGCG gataaagaaaagaagaaaaaggagagcaTCTTCGACTTGTCAAAATACATCGACAAGCCAATTCGTGTGAAGTTTCAAGGAGGACGAGAGG CCAGCGGTGTCCTGAAGGGGTTTGATCCTCTGCTGAACCTGGTACTGGATGGTACTATCGAGTACATGCGTG ACCCAGATGACCAGCTGAAGCTGACAGAAGACACCAGGCAGCTGGGTCTGGTGGTCTGCAGAGGAACCTCCGTTGTGCTAATCTGTCCGCAGGACGGCATGGAGGCTATACCGAACCCTTTCGTACAGCAGCAGGATGGCTAA
- the LOC120823624 gene encoding kelch-like protein 23, which translates to MTEKINKPEEEKSAWHMADSNSAPVLIPDSILQVEGESFYVNRQQLARQSPYFRALFFGGGLESSKRKVEIKGVSLQHFKVLMEHSKKSNLALERENVLGILETADFLQLDHARLLCCKFLERELHLSNCLGMMAFAWQRGCAQLYTAARQVALTHFSAIVAEEDFLSLSKETVADLLASDDLAIHKDDLAVDATLRWVSFDSKREEHFLELIQLVRPESLSLPFITELLSKMNSSDPRGKLICTLNEHFPTSWSMGRSMTRTRARETLFVLGGPHNEEEQSLYQFHPLSGRWQSCAPLQRKNLTQYSVAALGDNVVVTGGFFRDVLWFSVDWVRIYQCGNQRWVDGPALQRSRHSHCSIGLDSSLYVLGGSRDEGLMADVERLVLGSEEGWDEVSPMVRSVERAAAAALGSCIYVACGLDENGEVYGGVQRYTVKNDQWDVVSYSPFPRYDLVASELNGALYLFGGQAMRFDAETDEWTALKEECLDRKFFCGCATISGQMYLVSERKSNKAFPNMVLVDPYIDTCIEVDDAIPCPVPLRGCVTIRMAT; encoded by the exons ATGACTGAAAAGATAAACAAACCCGAGGAGGAAAAATCTGCCTGGCATATGGCAGACTCCAACTCTGCGCCTGTTCTTATCCCCGATTCTATTCTACAAGTAGAAGGAGAGAGTTTTTATGTCAACCGTCAACAGCTGGCTCGCCAGAGTCCCTACTTCAGGGCTCTGTTTTTTGGCGGCGGCCTCGAGAGCAGCAAAAGGAAAGTTGAGATCAAAGGTGTGAGTCTGCAGCATTTCAAGGTCTTGATGGAACACAGCAAGAAATCCAATCTAGCTCTGGAGAGGGAAAACGTTCTTGGGATTCTTGAGACCGCAGACTTTTTACAACTGGATCACGCCAGGCTTTTGTGCTGTAAGTTCCTGGAGCGTGAGCTGCACCTCAGCAACTGTCTGGGAATGATGGCCTTCGCCTGGCAGCGGGGCTGCGCTCAGCTGTACACTGCAGCTCGGCAGGTTGCGCTCACACATTTCTCTGCTATTGTCGCTGAAGAGGATTTCCTATCGCTGTCTAAGGAGACTGTTGCCGACCTTCTCGCCAGTGATGACCTTGCCATCCACAAAGATGATCTGGCCGTAGATGCCACCCTACGCTGGGTGTCATTTGATTCAAAGCGAGAGGAACATTTTCTGGAGCTCATTCAGCTGGTGAGGCCAGAGTCGCTCTCTTTACCATTTATTACTGAACTTTTGAGCAAAATGAACAGCTCTGACCCCAGAGGCAAGCTCATCTGCACGCTGAATGAACACTTCCCGACATCTTGGTCAATGGGCAGATCGATGACGAGGACCAGGGCCAGAGAGACCCTCTTTGTCCTGGGTGGACCTCATAATGAGGAAGAGCAGTCACTGTACCAATTTCACCCACTCAGTGGTAGATGGCAGAGCTGCGCCCCTCTGCAGAGGAAGAACCTAACCCAGTACTCGGTAGCTGCGTTAG GGGACAATGTGGTGGTGACAGGTGGCTTTTTCCGGGACGTGCTGTGGTTCAGTGTGGACTGGGTCAGGATATACCAATGTGGGAACCAGCGCTGGGTGGATGGGCCAGCCCTGCAGAGGTCCAGGCACAGCCACTGCTCCATAGGGCTAGACTCCTCACTGTATGTCCTGGGGGGCAGCAGGGACGAAGGGCTTATGGCCGATGTAGAGAGGCTAGTGCTGGGGTCAGAGGAGGGCTGGGATGAGGTCAGCCCCATGGTCAGGTCTGTGGAGAGGGCAGCCGCTGCTGCCCTGGGCTCGTGTATCTATGTGGCGTGTGGCTTGGATGAAAACGGGGAGGTGTATGGTGGAGTTCAGAGGTACACGGTGAAGAACGACCAGTGGGATGTGGTTTCCTATTCTCCGTTTCCAAG ATACGACCTGGTTGCCTCAGAGCTGAACGGTGCCCTTTACCTGTTTGGAGGCCAAGCCATGCGTTTTGACGCGGAGACAGACGAGTGGACCGCGCTGAAGGAGGAATGCCTGGACAGGAAGTTCTTCTGTGGCTGCGCAACAATCAGCGGACAGATGTACCTGGTCAGCGAGAGGAAGAGTAACAAAGCGTTTCCAAACATGGTGCTTGTGGACCCCTACATAGATACTTGCATTGAGGTGGATGACGCCATACCGTGCCCCGTGCCGCTGAGAGGGTGTGTCACCATCAGGATGGCCACGTGA